A region from the Halobellus litoreus genome encodes:
- a CDS encoding DNA polymerase II large subunit yields MRDDDERYFERIESRLDEAFERAERAKGMGYDPEPEVEIPVAKDMADRVENILGIAGVAERVRELEGEMSREEAALELVTDFVEGTVGDYEGRAGKIEGAVRTAVALLTEGVVAAPIEGIDRVEILENDDGTEFVNVYYAGPIRSAGGTAQALSVLVADYARSLLGIDEYDARTVETERYAEEISLYDKETGLQYSPKDKETKFIADHMPIMLDGEATGDEEVSGFRDLERVDTNSARGGMCLVLAEGIALKAPKIQRYTRGLDEVDWPWLQDLIDGTIGKSDAEAEAADAESAPDEADEESAADTESEDGGSENDGGEEAPDNADEPAGPPRLDPSTKFLRDLIAGRPVFGHPSAEGGFRLRYGRARNHGFATAGVHPATMHLVDDFLATGTQIKTERPGKAAGVIPVDSIEGPTVRLANGDVRRIDDPAEALEVRNGVEKIIDLGEYLVNFGEFVENNHPLAPASYVYEWWVQDFAAAGAPVQALEDDPAVDLEHPTPAEAEQWATEHDCPLHPDYTYLWHDVSVEQFEELADAVADGRLVPRASDGGVADADGPAGGPAASGNAAIEDRAVLELANAEPIAETLERLLVEHTQSGETIRVPEWRLLVRSLGFAVDGAESGSVDDDTVARPRLDRTWGPSDLSPAAREWDDGESAIRAANEVAPFEIRERAPTRIGNRMGRPEKSESRDLSPAVHTLFPIGEAGGSQRDVGEAARGRDEQGRRGVVDVRVGDRVCPDCDAHTYRTTCPDCGAHTEPHYECEECGQVIEPDDSGRVHCDRCDRDVTSPDWFSIDVGEEYRRALETVGERESAYEILKGVKGLTSADKTPEPMEKGVLRAKNGVTSFKDGTVRYDMTDLPVTAVRPSELDVTAADFRELGYQTDIDGEPLEFDDQLVELKVQDIVLSDGAAEHMLKTADFVDDLLEQYYGLPPFYEVDEREDLVGELVFGMAPHTSAAVVGRVVGFTSAAVGYAHPYFHAAKRRNCDGDEDCVMLLMDGLLNFSKQYLPDKRGGQMDAPLVMSSRIDPSEIDDEAHNMDIVRQYPREFYEATLELDDPEAVEDLIQLGEDTLGTDEEYRGFDHTHDTSDIALGPDLSAYKTLGSMMDKMDAQLALSRKLRAVDETDVAERVIEYHFLPDLIGNLRAFSRQETRCLDCGEKYRRMPLTGDCRECGGRVNLTVHQGSVNKYMDTAIHVAEEFGCREYTKQRLEVLEKSLESVFENDKNKQSGFADFM; encoded by the coding sequence GTGCGCGACGACGACGAGCGGTACTTCGAGCGGATCGAATCCCGACTCGACGAGGCGTTCGAACGCGCCGAACGCGCGAAGGGGATGGGCTACGACCCCGAACCCGAGGTCGAGATCCCCGTGGCGAAGGACATGGCCGACAGGGTGGAGAACATCCTCGGGATCGCGGGCGTCGCAGAGCGCGTCCGGGAACTCGAAGGCGAGATGTCCCGCGAGGAGGCCGCTCTCGAACTCGTGACCGACTTCGTCGAGGGGACCGTCGGCGACTACGAGGGCCGCGCGGGGAAGATCGAAGGCGCGGTGCGGACGGCGGTCGCGCTCCTCACCGAGGGCGTCGTCGCCGCGCCGATCGAGGGGATCGATCGCGTGGAGATCCTCGAAAACGACGACGGCACCGAATTCGTGAACGTCTACTACGCGGGACCGATCCGCTCGGCGGGGGGCACCGCCCAGGCCCTGTCGGTGCTGGTCGCCGACTACGCCCGGTCGCTGCTCGGCATCGACGAGTACGACGCGCGCACGGTGGAGACCGAGCGGTACGCCGAGGAGATCTCGCTGTACGACAAGGAGACCGGCCTCCAGTACTCGCCGAAGGATAAGGAGACGAAGTTCATCGCCGATCACATGCCGATTATGCTCGACGGCGAGGCCACCGGCGACGAGGAGGTCTCGGGCTTCCGCGACCTCGAACGCGTCGACACCAACAGCGCGCGAGGGGGGATGTGCCTCGTTCTCGCGGAGGGAATCGCGCTGAAGGCCCCGAAGATCCAGCGCTACACCCGCGGCCTCGACGAGGTCGACTGGCCGTGGCTCCAGGACCTCATCGACGGGACGATCGGCAAGTCGGACGCGGAAGCCGAGGCCGCCGACGCCGAGAGTGCGCCAGACGAAGCCGACGAAGAGTCGGCGGCGGACACCGAGAGCGAAGACGGGGGGAGCGAGAACGATGGTGGGGAGGAAGCACCGGACAACGCCGACGAACCCGCGGGACCGCCCCGGCTCGACCCGTCGACCAAGTTCCTCAGAGATCTCATCGCCGGCCGGCCCGTGTTCGGGCACCCGAGCGCCGAGGGCGGCTTCAGGCTTCGGTACGGCCGCGCGCGCAACCACGGTTTCGCGACCGCCGGCGTCCACCCGGCGACGATGCACCTCGTCGACGACTTCCTCGCGACCGGGACGCAGATCAAGACCGAGCGACCGGGCAAGGCCGCGGGCGTCATCCCCGTCGACTCCATCGAGGGGCCGACGGTCCGCCTCGCGAACGGCGACGTCCGGCGGATCGACGACCCCGCGGAGGCCCTGGAGGTCAGAAACGGCGTCGAGAAGATCATCGACCTCGGCGAGTACCTCGTGAACTTCGGCGAGTTCGTCGAGAACAACCACCCGCTCGCGCCCGCCTCCTACGTCTACGAGTGGTGGGTCCAGGACTTCGCGGCCGCCGGCGCGCCCGTCCAGGCGCTCGAAGACGACCCCGCGGTCGACCTCGAACACCCGACGCCGGCGGAGGCCGAGCAGTGGGCCACCGAGCACGACTGTCCGCTGCACCCCGACTACACGTACCTCTGGCACGACGTCTCGGTCGAGCAGTTCGAGGAACTGGCCGACGCCGTCGCTGACGGCCGCCTCGTCCCCAGGGCGTCCGACGGGGGCGTCGCCGACGCTGACGGCCCCGCCGGAGGCCCCGCAGCGAGCGGGAACGCAGCGATCGAGGACCGCGCCGTCCTCGAACTCGCCAACGCGGAACCGATCGCGGAGACGCTCGAACGCCTGCTCGTCGAGCACACGCAGAGCGGCGAGACGATCCGAGTGCCCGAGTGGCGGCTGCTGGTCCGCTCGCTCGGGTTCGCCGTCGACGGGGCCGAGTCGGGATCGGTCGACGACGATACCGTCGCGCGCCCCCGACTCGACCGGACCTGGGGACCGAGCGACCTCTCTCCGGCGGCCCGCGAGTGGGACGACGGCGAGAGCGCCATTCGGGCCGCAAACGAGGTCGCGCCGTTCGAGATTCGCGAGCGCGCGCCGACCCGCATCGGCAACCGGATGGGCCGCCCCGAGAAGTCGGAGTCGCGCGACCTCTCTCCCGCGGTTCACACGCTCTTCCCGATCGGCGAGGCCGGCGGGAGCCAGCGCGACGTCGGCGAGGCCGCCCGCGGCAGAGACGAACAGGGTCGACGCGGCGTCGTCGACGTCCGCGTCGGCGACCGAGTCTGCCCCGACTGCGACGCTCACACCTACCGGACGACGTGCCCCGACTGCGGGGCGCACACCGAACCGCACTACGAGTGCGAGGAGTGCGGACAGGTGATCGAACCCGACGATTCAGGCCGCGTCCACTGCGACCGCTGCGACCGCGACGTCACCAGCCCCGACTGGTTCTCAATCGACGTCGGCGAGGAGTACCGCCGCGCGCTCGAGACGGTCGGCGAGCGCGAGTCCGCCTACGAGATCCTGAAGGGCGTCAAGGGGCTGACCTCCGCGGACAAGACGCCCGAACCGATGGAAAAGGGAGTTCTGCGCGCGAAGAACGGCGTCACCTCGTTCAAGGACGGCACGGTCCGGTACGATATGACGGACCTCCCCGTCACCGCCGTCCGCCCGTCGGAACTCGACGTGACCGCCGCGGACTTCCGCGAGTTGGGGTATCAGACCGATATCGACGGCGAGCCCCTGGAGTTCGACGACCAACTGGTCGAGTTGAAGGTCCAGGACATCGTCCTCTCGGACGGCGCGGCCGAGCACATGCTCAAGACCGCGGACTTCGTCGACGACCTCCTCGAACAGTACTACGGGCTCCCGCCGTTCTACGAGGTCGATGAGCGCGAGGACCTCGTCGGCGAACTCGTCTTCGGGATGGCCCCGCACACCTCCGCTGCGGTCGTCGGCCGCGTCGTCGGCTTCACCTCCGCGGCCGTCGGCTACGCGCATCCGTACTTCCACGCCGCGAAACGGCGGAACTGCGATGGCGACGAAGATTGCGTGATGCTGCTGATGGACGGCCTGCTGAACTTCTCGAAGCAGTACCTTCCCGACAAACGCGGTGGTCAGATGGACGCACCTCTGGTGATGTCCTCGCGCATCGACCCGAGCGAGATCGACGACGAGGCGCACAATATGGACATCGTGCGGCAGTACCCCCGTGAGTTCTACGAGGCCACGCTCGAACTCGACGACCCCGAGGCCGTCGAGGACCTGATTCAACTCGGCGAGGACACCCTCGGCACCGACGAGGAGTACCGCGGGTTCGATCACACCCACGACACCTCCGACATCGCGCTGGGTCCGGACCTCTCCGCCTACAAGACGCTCGGATCGATGATGGACAAGATGGACGCGCAACTGGCGCTGTCGCGGAAGCTCCGCGCCGTCGACGAGACTGACGTCGCAGAGCGCGTCATCGAATACCACTTCCTGCCGGATCTGATCGGGAACCTCCGCGCATTTTCGCGACAGGAGACGCGGTGTCTCGACTGCGGCGAAAAGTACCGAAGAATGCCGCTGACGGGCGATTGCCGCGAGTGCGGCGGCCGTGTCAACCTAACGGTTCACCAAGGATCGGTGAACAAGTACATGGACACCGCGATCCACGTCGCCGAGGAGTTCGGCTGCCGCGAGTACACCAAACAGCGGCTGGAAGTGCTCGAAAAGAGCTTAGAATCCGTGTTCGAGAACGACAAAAACAAGCAGTCAGGGTTTGCGGACTTTATGTAG
- a CDS encoding cold-shock protein: MANGKVDFFNDTGGYGFISTDDGDLDDDEDVFFHMEDVGGEDLTEGTEVEFDIESSPKGPRAANVVRQ; this comes from the coding sequence ATGGCAAACGGTAAGGTTGATTTCTTCAACGACACAGGCGGCTACGGTTTCATCTCGACTGACGACGGCGACCTCGACGACGACGAAGACGTGTTCTTCCACATGGAGGACGTCGGCGGCGAAGACCTCACGGAAGGTACCGAGGTCGAATTCGACATCGAGTCCTCGCCCAAGGGACCCCGCGCGGCGAACGTCGTCCGGCAGTAA
- a CDS encoding BCCT family transporter, translated as MSSPDDEAVGATSEGLQVELFHPDTDRETGDMNVQVFGVDVHSRVFPISCLVIALFIAVTLIFRSQSAGVFNAIQTGISAVAGWFYILSVNIFIIVVLYFALGKYGAIRIGGVEADKEFSDFSWVAMLFSAGMGIGLMFFSVAEPIFHFGSVPPFFDGVQSGSAVAGGAAMATTFFHWGIHPWAIYALVGLGLAFFSFNRGLPLTFRSIFWPLLGERIYGWPGHVIDIVSVIATLFGLSTSLGIGVQQINAGLTTLSGQFLPTSIPQGVWIQVVLIGVITAIATLSVAAGLDGGVRRLSEFNVFLMVTLLGLMLIVGPTLYILGNFVTSLGTYIGALPELAFWSQTGGGNSWQSGWTIFYWGWWISWSPFVGMFIARISRGRTVREFVLGVLIVPTLFSFFWMSTFGGSALFVELETGGSLVAAVNADVATAIYEMFSYFQLAIPLSVLAVVLVVTFFVTSSDSGSLVIDHLTSGGKHDVPTAQRVFWAVIEGVIAAVLLIGGGLDALQTASITAGLPFTFVLLLMCYTVYVGLGNELRIMESDEFAEWMERLDDRGSLVIEDDGSVVIDIDDGEPSPSDD; from the coding sequence ATGTCCTCACCTGACGACGAAGCCGTCGGGGCGACTTCAGAGGGGCTCCAGGTTGAACTGTTCCACCCGGATACTGATCGGGAAACGGGGGATATGAACGTCCAGGTCTTCGGAGTCGACGTTCATTCGCGGGTGTTCCCTATCTCCTGCCTTGTGATCGCGCTCTTCATCGCAGTCACGCTGATCTTCCGATCGCAGTCTGCGGGGGTGTTCAATGCGATCCAGACCGGGATTTCCGCTGTCGCAGGATGGTTCTACATCCTCTCAGTGAACATCTTCATTATCGTCGTTCTGTACTTTGCACTTGGCAAGTACGGGGCTATTCGGATCGGGGGCGTTGAGGCAGACAAGGAGTTTTCGGACTTTTCCTGGGTCGCGATGCTGTTCAGCGCCGGTATGGGGATCGGGCTTATGTTCTTCAGCGTGGCTGAACCGATCTTTCATTTCGGGTCCGTGCCGCCATTTTTCGACGGGGTTCAGAGTGGGAGCGCCGTGGCTGGCGGGGCCGCGATGGCTACCACGTTCTTTCACTGGGGCATCCACCCGTGGGCAATTTACGCACTCGTCGGTCTCGGTCTGGCCTTCTTCTCGTTCAACCGCGGCCTGCCCCTGACCTTCCGGTCGATCTTCTGGCCGTTGCTGGGCGAGCGCATCTACGGTTGGCCCGGCCACGTAATAGACATTGTCTCGGTGATCGCGACACTGTTCGGGCTCTCGACGTCGCTTGGCATCGGCGTCCAGCAAATCAACGCCGGCCTCACGACGCTCTCCGGGCAGTTCCTCCCGACGAGCATCCCGCAAGGGGTCTGGATTCAGGTGGTCCTGATCGGAGTCATCACGGCCATTGCGACGCTGTCGGTGGCGGCTGGGCTCGACGGCGGCGTGCGGCGACTCAGCGAGTTCAATGTCTTTCTAATGGTGACGCTCCTCGGATTGATGCTCATTGTCGGCCCGACGCTGTACATCCTCGGCAATTTCGTCACGAGCCTCGGCACCTATATCGGCGCCTTGCCGGAGCTGGCGTTCTGGAGTCAAACTGGCGGCGGGAACTCCTGGCAGAGCGGCTGGACGATTTTCTACTGGGGCTGGTGGATCTCCTGGTCACCGTTCGTCGGGATGTTCATCGCCCGCATCTCGAGGGGCAGGACTGTCCGAGAGTTCGTGCTTGGCGTCCTTATTGTACCGACGCTGTTTTCGTTCTTCTGGATGTCTACGTTTGGCGGGTCGGCGCTGTTCGTCGAATTAGAAACGGGTGGATCGCTCGTCGCGGCGGTGAACGCCGATGTCGCGACCGCTATCTACGAAATGTTCTCGTACTTCCAACTGGCAATCCCCCTGTCGGTGCTGGCAGTCGTCCTTGTAGTCACCTTCTTCGTCACCTCCTCGGATTCTGGATCGCTCGTGATCGATCACCTGACCTCCGGAGGTAAACACGACGTTCCGACCGCCCAGCGGGTCTTCTGGGCGGTCATCGAGGGTGTCATCGCCGCCGTCCTGCTGATCGGCGGGGGACTGGACGCGCTTCAAACCGCCTCGATCACCGCCGGACTTCCCTTTACCTTCGTCCTGCTGTTGATGTGCTACACGGTCTACGTGGGTCTGGGCAACGAACTCCGGATTATGGAGTCCGACGAATTCGCCGAGTGGATGGAACGGCTTGACGACCGTGGATCCCTCGTAATTGAGGACGACGGCAGCGTCGTCATCGACATCGATGACGGCGAACCCTCACCCAGTGATGACTAA
- a CDS encoding sulfatase has product MTTESPENVLFVVMDTVRKDRLTPYGYDRPTTPNLAAFAEEATVFEQAVAPAPWTLPVHASLFTGMYPSRHGADQENPYLEGATTLAETLSTAGYDTACYSSNAWITPYTHLTDGFDDQDNFFEVMPGEFLSGPLARAWKTMNDNEALRAVADKLVSLGNTAHEYFAGGGSADSKTPAVIDRTQSFIEDADRSFAFINLMDAHLPYHPPEEFAEEFAPGVDSTEVCQNSKEYNSGARDIDADEWDDIRGLYDAEIAHIDDQLGRLFDWLKAEGRWDDTMVVVCADHGELHGEHDLYGHEFCLYEPLVNVPLLVKHPALDADRREDQVELLDLYHTVLDTLDVEGGTPADPDDEVVALDRTRSLVSDSYRTFNGLADAARDPGQRGDGEYAFVEYSRPVVELNQLEEKAAAAGITLPSDSRYYSRMRAARRTDAKYVRIDRIDDEAYRLDEDPGETENVAAGDDPAIEEADATLAAFESAVGGAWTDALDDDVSDDAVDEMDDEAQERLRDLGYLE; this is encoded by the coding sequence ATGACTACCGAATCACCCGAGAACGTTCTCTTCGTGGTGATGGACACGGTTCGAAAGGACCGACTCACGCCGTACGGGTACGACCGGCCGACGACGCCGAACCTCGCGGCGTTCGCCGAAGAGGCCACCGTCTTCGAGCAGGCCGTCGCACCCGCGCCGTGGACGCTCCCGGTTCACGCCTCGCTCTTCACGGGGATGTACCCCTCTCGCCACGGCGCGGACCAGGAGAACCCCTACCTCGAGGGGGCGACCACGCTCGCGGAGACGCTTTCGACCGCCGGCTACGACACCGCCTGCTACTCTTCGAACGCCTGGATCACGCCCTACACGCACCTGACCGACGGATTCGACGATCAGGACAACTTCTTCGAGGTGATGCCCGGGGAGTTCCTCTCGGGTCCCCTCGCCCGCGCGTGGAAGACGATGAACGACAACGAGGCGCTCCGGGCCGTCGCGGACAAACTCGTCAGCCTCGGTAACACCGCCCACGAGTACTTCGCCGGCGGCGGCAGCGCGGACTCGAAGACGCCCGCCGTGATCGATCGGACGCAGTCGTTCATCGAGGACGCGGACCGATCGTTCGCGTTCATCAACCTGATGGACGCCCACCTCCCGTACCACCCGCCCGAGGAGTTCGCCGAGGAGTTCGCCCCCGGCGTCGACTCGACGGAGGTGTGTCAGAACTCCAAGGAGTACAACTCGGGGGCCCGCGACATCGACGCCGACGAGTGGGACGATATCCGCGGGCTGTACGACGCCGAGATCGCCCACATCGACGACCAGCTCGGCCGCCTCTTCGACTGGTTGAAAGCGGAAGGGCGATGGGACGACACGATGGTCGTCGTCTGCGCCGACCACGGCGAACTCCACGGCGAGCACGACCTCTACGGCCACGAGTTCTGTCTGTACGAACCACTGGTGAACGTTCCGCTGCTGGTCAAACACCCCGCCCTCGACGCCGATCGACGCGAGGACCAGGTCGAACTGCTCGACCTGTATCACACCGTCCTCGACACGCTCGACGTCGAGGGCGGGACGCCGGCCGACCCCGACGACGAGGTCGTCGCCCTCGATCGGACCCGATCGCTCGTCTCCGATTCGTATCGAACGTTCAACGGCCTCGCTGACGCCGCTCGCGATCCCGGACAGCGCGGCGACGGCGAGTACGCGTTCGTCGAGTACTCCCGTCCCGTCGTCGAGTTGAACCAACTGGAGGAAAAGGCCGCCGCCGCCGGCATCACGCTTCCCAGCGATTCGCGGTACTACTCGCGGATGCGGGCCGCGCGCCGGACCGACGCCAAGTACGTCCGAATCGATCGGATCGACGACGAGGCGTACCGACTCGACGAGGATCCAGGCGAAACGGAGAACGTCGCCGCCGGTGACGACCCCGCGATCGAGGAAGCCGACGCGACGCTCGCGGCCTTCGAATCCGCAGTCGGCGGCGCGTGGACGGACGCCCTCGACGACGACGTTTCCGACGACGCGGTCGACGAGATGGACGACGAGGCGCAGGAGCGGCTTCGCGACCTCGGATATCTGGAGTAA
- a CDS encoding NifU family protein has translation MSTDAASGDDDLKERVTNFLRRNFPQIQMHGGSAAIQNLDRESGEVTIMLGGACSGCGISPMTIQAIKSRMVKEIPEIETVHADTGMSGGGGHEGGMSPSFPGESSSEETESDEGPQAPF, from the coding sequence ATGAGCACCGACGCTGCAAGCGGCGACGACGACCTGAAAGAACGCGTCACGAACTTCCTCCGCCGGAACTTCCCGCAGATCCAGATGCACGGCGGCTCGGCCGCCATCCAGAACCTCGACCGCGAGAGCGGTGAGGTCACGATTATGCTCGGCGGCGCGTGTTCGGGCTGCGGCATCTCGCCGATGACAATCCAGGCGATCAAGAGCCGGATGGTCAAAGAGATCCCCGAGATAGAGACGGTCCACGCCGATACCGGAATGAGCGGCGGTGGCGGCCACGAGGGCGGAATGTCGCCGTCGTTCCCCGGCGAGAGTTCGAGCGAGGAGACCGAAAGCGACGAAGGCCCGCAGGCACCGTTCTAA
- a CDS encoding DUF5783 family protein, producing the protein MSDFDPEKFEDKYANYFPELQRAYKNAFEAMNDEYDSELIHAIDQQILNESEPFYEDGEFRIELPENPHERLTAVVVDDAKLSGVLDAYLEELRRQHRRVFGLDRSE; encoded by the coding sequence ATGAGTGACTTCGACCCCGAAAAGTTCGAAGACAAGTACGCGAACTACTTCCCCGAGCTGCAACGGGCGTACAAGAACGCCTTCGAGGCGATGAACGACGAGTACGACTCCGAACTGATCCACGCGATCGACCAGCAGATCCTCAACGAGTCGGAACCGTTCTACGAGGACGGCGAGTTCCGGATCGAACTGCCGGAGAACCCGCACGAACGGCTGACGGCCGTCGTCGTCGACGACGCGAAGCTCTCCGGCGTGCTGGATGCGTACCTCGAAGAGCTCCGCCGACAGCACCGCCGCGTCTTCGGGTTGGACCGCTCCGAGTGA
- a CDS encoding CNNM domain-containing protein has protein sequence MTGVGIALRLLAGLALILANGFFVAIEFALTRVRQYPESEFDEPGLRRAWEMTDDLEIYLTSCQVGITASSIAVGIVAEPALAALFEPYFGSTVLASVGAGGILAFLIINLLHLTHGEQTPTYLGVERSKFVARYGATPLYWFAKLISPIIALGDGVAKWTLKLFGIEMTGAWLEAETDAIESRADLRHELGSVLDRGDLSEERREEVLNALEVGARSVREEMIPLEDVVFLSTDVSLEENLERLESKPHTRFPLVGSDPGDFRGIVYVPAVVTNVDALRDGELTLESLAAPPMTLSAETEISEAIDQFQVERQELALVLDGGDVVGLLTATDAFEAVMGELDDPLDVADDDGGGASEETN, from the coding sequence ATGACCGGCGTCGGAATCGCGCTCCGTCTCCTCGCCGGGCTCGCGCTGATCCTGGCAAACGGCTTCTTCGTGGCGATCGAGTTCGCGCTCACCCGGGTTCGACAGTACCCTGAATCGGAGTTCGACGAGCCGGGGCTCCGCAGGGCCTGGGAGATGACCGACGACCTGGAGATCTATCTGACGAGCTGTCAGGTGGGAATCACCGCGTCGAGCATCGCCGTCGGGATCGTCGCGGAGCCGGCGCTCGCCGCGCTCTTCGAGCCGTACTTCGGATCGACGGTCCTGGCGTCGGTCGGCGCGGGCGGCATCCTCGCGTTTCTGATCATCAACCTCCTGCACCTCACGCACGGCGAGCAGACGCCGACGTACCTCGGCGTCGAGCGCTCGAAGTTCGTCGCCCGCTACGGCGCGACGCCGCTGTACTGGTTCGCGAAGCTCATCTCGCCGATCATCGCGCTCGGCGACGGCGTCGCGAAGTGGACGCTGAAACTGTTCGGCATCGAGATGACCGGTGCGTGGTTGGAAGCCGAAACCGACGCGATCGAGTCGCGAGCGGATCTCAGACACGAACTCGGCTCGGTGCTCGACCGCGGCGACCTCTCCGAGGAGCGCCGCGAGGAGGTGCTCAACGCGCTCGAAGTCGGGGCGCGCTCGGTCCGCGAGGAGATGATCCCGCTCGAAGACGTCGTGTTCCTCTCGACGGATGTCTCTCTCGAAGAGAACCTGGAGCGGCTCGAATCGAAGCCTCACACCCGCTTTCCGCTCGTCGGATCGGATCCGGGAGATTTCCGCGGCATCGTGTACGTCCCCGCAGTCGTCACGAACGTCGACGCGCTCAGAGACGGGGAGCTGACGCTCGAATCGCTCGCTGCACCGCCGATGACGCTGTCGGCGGAGACCGAGATCAGCGAGGCGATCGACCAGTTCCAGGTCGAGCGTCAGGAGCTCGCACTCGTCCTCGACGGCGGGGACGTCGTCGGACTGCTGACCGCGACGGACGCCTTCGAGGCCGTGATGGGCGAACTCGACGACCCGCTCGACGTCGCCGACGACGACGGGGGCGGTGCGTCCGAGGAGACGAACTGA
- a CDS encoding RNA ligase partner protein — MPGELPRQQFVLDTSLFITEEIRRDGESLTDAALRLLDLVATARLELNISCHMPPSIHDELATMLRDRDVDEEVFSRLDTWVVRKSPDRYGVTIPANIVYNFIDEMSDRVDRGLRVSEEALREVEQLDPSELTRGGADSAEAYMTEADRILSGMRDKYRQALRQGVLDSREDFDLLVLARELDAGVVTEDRGIISWADEFGLRYVRGAQFPTLLEEYLRASGVDGYTPD; from the coding sequence ATGCCCGGGGAACTGCCGCGACAACAGTTCGTCCTCGATACGTCGCTTTTCATCACCGAGGAGATCCGTCGAGACGGCGAGTCGCTGACGGACGCCGCGCTTCGGCTGCTGGACCTCGTGGCGACGGCGCGTCTGGAACTCAACATCTCCTGTCATATGCCGCCCTCGATCCACGACGAACTCGCGACGATGCTCCGGGACCGCGACGTCGACGAGGAGGTCTTCTCGCGCCTCGACACGTGGGTCGTCCGCAAGAGCCCCGACCGCTACGGCGTCACCATCCCGGCGAACATCGTGTACAACTTCATCGACGAGATGAGCGACCGCGTCGACCGCGGACTCCGCGTCTCCGAGGAGGCGCTCCGAGAGGTCGAACAGCTCGATCCGAGCGAACTGACGCGCGGCGGGGCCGACAGCGCCGAGGCGTATATGACCGAGGCCGACCGCATCCTCTCGGGGATGCGAGACAAGTACCGACAGGCGCTTCGGCAGGGCGTGCTCGACTCCCGAGAGGACTTCGACCTCCTCGTCCTCGCGCGGGAGCTCGACGCCGGTGTCGTCACCGAAGACCGGGGCATCATCTCGTGGGCCGACGAGTTCGGCCTCCGGTACGTCCGCGGCGCCCAGTTCCCGACGCTCCTCGAAGAGTACCTCCGCGCCTCCGGCGTCGACGGGTACACACCGGATTGA
- a CDS encoding RNA ligase has protein sequence MDERAYFERLDSTASDPAELFEHFEQRSVGGRTTHVLPSARHGIERGTVILDAADAIVRGYPSIPRVLALDAGVTSFFESGESIFAEEKLDGFNVRVADVGDEGPLAFTRGGYVCPYTTARVRDLLDLGEFFATHPEMMLCAELIGPETPYTTHDYAEVDSDAIRVFDVRDRESAVPLAVSERRELCVRYDFPQPRLFGRYDRSEATEEIWSAIEELDADGREGVVMKTADSDSMVKYTTESKHHDELADAFSLPFDLGRDFVFSRITREVFQAAEFDESDERLRERAHDLGESILLPAVETVRRIESGETVGQRHRVRGGHDDIDALLDHLRDLSLTIEVEADYRENGQRVVEFLKVAESTVDRTTYYLEGGTYDE, from the coding sequence ATGGACGAACGCGCATACTTCGAACGGCTGGACTCCACCGCGTCGGACCCGGCCGAACTGTTCGAGCACTTCGAGCAGCGATCCGTCGGCGGGCGAACGACGCACGTGCTCCCGTCGGCCCGCCACGGTATCGAGCGCGGGACCGTGATCCTCGACGCGGCCGACGCCATCGTCCGCGGGTATCCCAGCATCCCACGGGTGCTGGCGCTCGATGCGGGCGTCACCTCGTTTTTCGAGTCCGGCGAGTCGATTTTCGCCGAGGAGAAACTCGACGGGTTCAACGTCCGAGTCGCCGACGTCGGCGACGAGGGGCCGCTAGCGTTCACCCGGGGCGGCTACGTCTGCCCGTACACCACCGCACGCGTCCGCGACCTCCTCGATCTGGGGGAGTTCTTCGCGACGCACCCCGAGATGATGCTGTGCGCCGAGTTGATCGGCCCTGAAACGCCGTACACGACACACGATTACGCGGAGGTGGACTCGGACGCGATCCGCGTGTTCGACGTGCGGGACCGCGAATCCGCCGTGCCGCTCGCGGTTTCTGAACGCCGAGAGCTCTGTGTCCGGTATGACTTCCCACAGCCTCGACTGTTCGGGCGGTACGACCGCTCGGAAGCGACCGAAGAGATCTGGTCGGCCATCGAGGAACTCGACGCCGACGGTCGGGAAGGCGTCGTAATGAAGACGGCCGACAGCGATTCGATGGTGAAGTACACCACCGAGTCGAAACACCACGACGAACTCGCGGACGCGTTCTCGCTCCCGTTCGACCTGGGTCGGGATTTCGTCTTTTCGCGAATCACCCGCGAGGTGTTCCAGGCGGCCGAGTTCGACGAGAGCGACGAACGGCTCCGCGAGCGCGCACACGACCTCGGCGAGTCGATCCTGCTCCCGGCCGTCGAGACCGTCCGACGGATCGAATCAGGCGAAACCGTGGGCCAACGGCACCGCGTTCGCGGCGGTCACGACGACATCGACGCCCTCCTCGACCACCTGCGCGACCTCTCGTTGACCATCGAAGTCGAGGCGGACTACCGCGAGAACGGCCAGCGCGTCGTGGAGTTCCTGAAAGTGGCAGAATCGACGGTCGATCGAACGACGTACTATCTAGAGGGTGGGACCTACGACGAGTGA